The following are encoded together in the Desulfococcus multivorans genome:
- a CDS encoding GTPase: protein MKRKETFINDKRRVSYLAAIYNRIYRGQSVLIEGDYGVGKSRFLNLIQPQKLRGVRVETLFNIHELPASILQELNYDVKATYRRTPRHLKQICSLSGFFIVMDESNDLDRRAWPYLKRIIDAGVPIVFAGLPKVRTYLSSEHPDILSRLKTLVLYPIVVEDFILEYKDFEPEAIEQIYVHTRGDMRKFKEVCTDCRDKAKELNHSLIDLNLALEFLSDLPLI, encoded by the coding sequence ATGAAACGAAAAGAGACGTTCATCAATGACAAACGCCGCGTTTCCTATCTGGCGGCGATCTACAATCGAATCTACCGCGGACAGAGCGTGCTCATCGAAGGCGATTATGGCGTCGGCAAGAGTCGATTTTTAAACCTGATCCAGCCTCAGAAACTCCGGGGGGTCCGGGTGGAGACGCTTTTCAATATCCACGAACTGCCGGCATCCATCCTTCAGGAATTGAATTATGACGTGAAAGCCACCTACCGGAGGACACCGCGTCATTTGAAACAGATCTGCAGCCTGTCCGGATTTTTTATTGTCATGGACGAGAGCAATGATCTGGATCGCCGGGCATGGCCCTATCTGAAACGCATTATCGATGCCGGGGTTCCCATCGTATTTGCCGGACTGCCCAAGGTCAGAACATATCTGTCGAGCGAACATCCGGATATCCTGAGCCGACTTAAAACGCTCGTTCTCTACCCGATCGTCGTGGAAGATTTTATTCTGGAGTACAAAGATTTTGAACCCGAAGCAATCGAGCAAATCTATGTCCATACCCGCGGGGACATGCGCAAATTCAAGGAGGTCTGCACCGATTGCCGGGACAAGGCAAAAGAACTGAATCACAGCCTTATCGACCTCAACCTTGCGCTTGAGTTCCTATCCGATCTGCCCCTCATTTAA
- a CDS encoding CHC2 zinc finger domain-containing protein, whose amino-acid sequence MMRRRFSARELFELRNGIPVDDLIQDHLRMAAKRREGQLRFLCPVCNEFNTATRQATNLARCFRCERNFNTIDLVMIVNGSDFVESVRYLKRLLKEIPRHEDRSGALKQMLQQIGTP is encoded by the coding sequence ATGATGAGGCGACGATTTTCAGCCCGGGAGTTGTTTGAATTACGAAACGGCATCCCCGTAGACGATCTGATTCAAGACCACCTGCGGATGGCGGCTAAAAGGCGGGAGGGCCAGCTTCGGTTTCTCTGCCCTGTTTGCAACGAATTCAATACGGCAACCCGGCAGGCAACCAATCTGGCGAGGTGTTTCCGGTGCGAGCGGAACTTCAATACCATCGACCTGGTGATGATCGTCAATGGAAGCGATTTTGTCGAGAGCGTTCGTTATCTGAAGCGACTGCTGAAAGAGATCCCGCGCCATGAGGATAGAAGCGGCGCATTGAAGCAGATGCTGCAGCAGATCGGCACCCCTTGA
- a CDS encoding VPLPA-CTERM sorting domain-containing protein, translated as MKFENFSEYFQNENYGPFNSEFSSPQFKPVDDLGAFYYTVNIYGEQNTSPVPVPCSLLLLGTGLAGLAGTRLRRKKR; from the coding sequence ATAAAATTTGAGAATTTCTCGGAATATTTCCAGAATGAAAATTATGGGCCATTCAATAGTGAATTTTCATCACCCCAGTTCAAACCTGTTGATGACCTCGGTGCCTTTTATTACACTGTCAACATTTATGGAGAGCAAAACACTTCACCAGTTCCAGTACCCTGTTCCCTGCTCTTATTGGGTACTGGATTAGCGGGCCTTGCAGGAACGAGACTCAGAAGGAAAAAGAGATAG
- the tnpC gene encoding IS66 family transposase, translated as MKLNAIDVEETVKNTRRLLGEDQNVSPALKAAVELLLLLVALLLNRLGLNSSNSSKPPASDPNRKKKEKAPGANKRGGQPGHNGTTLKRVEKPDVIKDIPLDPATLPKGNYKEAGYDARQVIDIDISQIVTEYRAQILEDANGKRYTAPFPEGVNRPVQYGINLKAHSVYLSQYQLIPYNRIEETFLDQAGIPVGGGSIFNFNEEAYEKLEAFDAIARSKLINSDVCHADETGINIDGKRRWLHCVSNDDWTYFLPHEKRGVDAMNEMGILPNFHGILCHDHWKPYFKFDCEHALCNAHHLRELQRAWEQDHQEWARDTRALLLEINKAVDDAGGQLTPGASLEFRLRYRKLLEEAQKECPPPDESQKNGKRGRLKRSKARNLLERLIDYENETLRFMDDERVPFTNNQGENDIRMTKVQQKISGCFRSMKGAAIFCRVRSYLSTCRKHGVRASIALRLLFEGKLPDFLNE; from the coding sequence GTGAAGTTAAACGCAATAGATGTCGAAGAAACGGTCAAAAATACAAGGCGCTTGCTGGGCGAGGATCAAAACGTATCTCCTGCCCTGAAAGCAGCCGTCGAACTTTTGCTGCTTCTCGTGGCGCTATTGCTGAATCGTTTGGGGCTCAACAGCAGTAACAGCAGCAAACCGCCGGCATCTGATCCGAATCGGAAGAAGAAGGAAAAAGCTCCCGGCGCAAACAAGCGCGGCGGCCAACCCGGACACAACGGTACAACCCTGAAAAGGGTTGAAAAGCCTGATGTCATCAAGGACATCCCATTGGATCCCGCCACCTTGCCCAAAGGAAACTATAAGGAGGCGGGATATGACGCCAGACAGGTTATCGATATCGACATCTCGCAGATCGTAACAGAATACCGGGCACAAATTCTTGAGGATGCCAACGGCAAGCGATATACAGCCCCGTTCCCCGAGGGTGTGAATCGACCCGTTCAATACGGCATCAACCTAAAAGCCCATTCGGTCTATCTGTCCCAGTATCAGTTGATCCCGTATAATCGGATCGAAGAGACGTTTCTGGATCAGGCAGGAATCCCGGTCGGCGGCGGCTCGATTTTCAACTTCAATGAAGAGGCTTATGAAAAGCTTGAAGCCTTCGATGCGATAGCAAGGTCAAAGCTGATCAACTCCGACGTCTGCCATGCCGACGAAACCGGTATCAATATCGACGGAAAAAGACGCTGGCTCCATTGTGTTTCCAATGACGACTGGACCTATTTCCTTCCTCATGAAAAAAGAGGGGTTGATGCAATGAATGAAATGGGAATCCTGCCCAATTTTCATGGGATACTTTGCCACGACCACTGGAAGCCGTATTTCAAGTTCGACTGCGAGCACGCCTTGTGCAACGCTCACCATCTGCGGGAATTGCAAAGAGCATGGGAGCAGGACCATCAGGAGTGGGCGAGGGATACCAGGGCATTGCTTCTGGAGATTAACAAGGCAGTGGATGATGCCGGAGGTCAGCTGACTCCGGGAGCCTCACTGGAATTCAGACTCCGGTACAGGAAGCTGCTGGAAGAAGCCCAAAAGGAGTGTCCGCCACCGGATGAAAGCCAAAAAAATGGAAAGCGGGGTCGCCTCAAACGATCAAAGGCAAGAAACCTTCTTGAGCGGCTCATCGATTACGAAAATGAGACGCTCCGATTCATGGACGACGAGAGAGTTCCTTTCACCAACAATCAAGGTGAAAACGATATCCGGATGACCAAGGTCCAGCAAAAGATATCGGGATGCTTTCGTTCCATGAAAGGTGCGGCTATTTTCTGCCGTGTAAGAAGTTATCTTTCAACATGCAGAAAGCATGGCGTGAGGGCAAGCATTGCATTACGCCTTTTGTTTGAGGGCAAACTGCCCGACTTCCTGAACGAGTAG
- a CDS encoding PGPGW domain-containing protein — protein sequence MLGWIQTHETILWGIAGASLVTFIAALAIVPWLVIQIPADYFAGQKRPSRSRTRHRSPFAWLLLRIVKNVIGGVFVMAGIVMLVLPGQGVLTIIIGIGLMNFPGKFRLERWIVSRGPTLRFINHLRRRRGRPDLVLDVRSVCGERQRNRRK from the coding sequence ATGCTCGGATGGATCCAGACGCATGAGACAATTTTATGGGGGATAGCGGGCGCTTCATTGGTGACATTCATAGCGGCTCTGGCCATTGTTCCGTGGTTGGTAATCCAGATTCCGGCAGACTACTTTGCCGGACAAAAGCGCCCCAGTAGATCCAGGACCCGGCATCGTTCCCCATTCGCATGGCTGTTGCTCCGGATTGTGAAAAACGTAATCGGGGGCGTGTTTGTCATGGCGGGCATTGTCATGCTGGTGCTGCCGGGGCAAGGCGTGCTGACGATCATCATCGGGATCGGGCTCATGAACTTCCCAGGCAAGTTTCGGCTTGAACGTTGGATTGTCTCCCGGGGTCCGACGCTGCGGTTCATCAATCATCTCCGTCGCAGGCGGGGGCGGCCCGATCTTGTTCTCGACGTAAGGAGCGTTTGTGGTGAGCGTCAAAGGAACAGGCGGAAATAA